A part of Aegilops tauschii subsp. strangulata cultivar AL8/78 chromosome 2, Aet v6.0, whole genome shotgun sequence genomic DNA contains:
- the LOC109743998 gene encoding uncharacterized protein, which translates to MHFFSGRSKLRQKSGGGKNQADASTAAKAKHKDGRCRALCCGASRLSVSSSASCSSLDAPDTTRGRMSDIAHGMVEARLQSMGDAASVDGRSSATRRGTEPADQRRRWPCVCSCASGGGCYERGAPRPRERKPCVVLVAVDRRTYEPREEFRRSIAEVIAAKRMAEPAELRALLNCYVSVNAREHRAAILDAFHEVCTGLFACKG; encoded by the coding sequence ATGCACTTCTTCTCGGGCCGGAGCAAGCTGCGGCAGAAGAGCGGCGGCGGCAAGAACCAGGCCGATGCCTCCACGGCGGCGAAGGCCAAGCACAAGGACGGCAGGTGCCGCGCTCTGTGCTGCGGCGCGTCGCGGCTCAGCGTGTCTTCGTCCGCGTCCTGTTCGTCCCTGGACGCGCCGGACACGACGCGCGGCCGCATGTCGGACATCGCCCACGGCATGGTCGAGGCGAGGCTGCAGTCCATGGGCGACGCCGCCTCCGTCGACGGCCGGTCGTCGGCGACGCGCCGCGGGACGGAGCCCGCCGACCAGCGCCGTCGCTGGCCGTGCGTCTGCTCCTGCgccagcggcggcggctgctACGAGAGGGGCGCGCCCAGGCCCCGGGAGAGGAAGCCGTGCGTCGTGCTGGTGGCCGTGGACAGGAGGACCTACGAGCCCCGGGAGGAGTTCCGCCGGTCCATCGCCGAGGTGATCGCGGCGAAGCGGAtggccgagccggcggagctgcgGGCGCTGCTCAACTGCTACGTGTCCGTGAACGCGCGCGAGCACCGCGCCGCCATCCTCGACGCCTTCCACGAGGTGTGCACCGGCCTGTTCGCTTGCAAGGGTTGA
- the LOC109743840 gene encoding glutamate decarboxylase 2, whose amino-acid sequence MVLTHVQSDEAAASAAVFASRYVQEPVPSYELGEKSISKDAAYQIIHDELLLDGSPRLNLASFVTTWMEPECDRLILEGMNKNYADMDEYPVTTELQNRCVNIIARLFNAPVGAGETAVGVGTVGSSEAIMLAGLAFKRRWQNRRKAEGKPYDRPNIVTGANVQVCWEKFARYFEVELKEVKLSEGCYVMDPDKAVEMVDENTICVAAILGSTLTGEFEDVKRLNDLLAAKNKRTRWDTPIHVDAASGGFIAPFLYPELEWDFRLPLVKSINVSGHKYGLVYPGVGWVIWRNKEDLPDELIFHINYLGADQPTFTLNFSKGSSQIIAQYYQFLRLGFEGYKNVMENCMESARTLREGLLRTGRFDVISKEDGVPLVAFTFRGIRDGSLAFKLSANLRRFGWIVPAYTMPANLEHMTVLRVVVREDFGRPLAERFLSHVRMALSELDLAAKGPVPKMRLTIELGPARSAEEEASVRVVKREAVSGHRSVSLVSGKTKGVC is encoded by the exons ATGGTTCTGACGCACGTTCAGAGCGACGAGGCGGCCGCGTCGGCCGCCGTGTTCGCGTCGAGGTACGTGCAGGAGCCGGTCCCGAGCTACGAGCTCGGGGAGAAGTCGATCTCCAAGGACGCGGCGTACCAGATCATCCACGACGAGCTGCTGCTGGACGGCAGCCCGCGGCTGAACCTGGCGTCCTTCGTCACCACCTGGATGGAGCCCGAGTGCGACCGGCTCATCCTCGAGGGCATGAACAAGAACTACGCCGACATGGACGAGTACCCCGTCACCACCGAGCTCCAG AACCGGTGCGTGAACATCATAGCGCGGCTGTTCAACGCGCCGGTGGGCGCCGGCGAGACAGCGGTCGGGGTCGGCACGGTCGGGTCCTCTGAGGCAATAATGCTCGCCGGTCTGGCGTTCAAGCGGCGCTGGCAGAACCGGCGGAAGGCGGAGGGGAAGCCATACGACAGGCCCAACATTGTCACGGGAGCAAATGTTCAG GTGTGCTGGGAGAAGTTCGCGCGCTACTTCGAGGTGGAGCTCAAGGAGGTGAAGCTGAGCGAAGGGTGCTACGTGATGGACCCCGACAAGGCCGTGGAGATGGTCGACGAGAACACCATCTGCGTCGCCGCCATCCTCGGCTCCACCCTCACCGGCGAGTTCGAGGACGTCAAGCGCCTCAACGACCTCCTCGCCGCCAAGAACAAGCGAACAAG GTGGGACACCCCGATCCACGTGGACGCGGCGAGCGGCGGGTTCATCGCGCCGTTCCTGTACCCGGAGCTGGAGTGGGACTTCCGGCTGCCGCTTGTGAAGAGCATCAATGTCAGCGGGCACAAGTACGGCCTCGTCTACCCCGGCGTCGGGTGGGTGATATGGCGCAACAAGGAGGACCTGCCCGACGAGCTCATCTTCCACATCAACTACCTCGGCGCCGACCAGCCAACCTTCACGCTCAACTTCTCCAAAG GGTCCAGTCAAATCATCGCGCAATATTACCAGTTTCTTCGGCTAGGTTTCGAG GGGTACAAGAATGTGATGGAGAACtgcatggagagcgccaggacgCTCCGGGAGGGGCTCCTGCGCACGGGGCGTTTCGACGTCATCTCCAAGGAAGACGGCGTGCCGCTGGTGGCCTTCACCTTCAGGGGCATCAGGGACGGCTCGCTGGCGTTCAAGCTGTCGGCGAACCTGCGCCGGTTCGGGTGGATCGTGCCGGCGTACACGATGCCGGCGAACCTGGAGCACATGACGGTGCTCCGTGTGGTCGTCCGGGAGGACTTCGGCCGGCCGCTCGCCGAGAGGTTCTTGTCGCACGTGCGCATGGCGCTGAGCGAGCTGGACCTGGCGGCCAAGGGCCCCGTGCCCAAGATGAGGCTCACCATCGAGCTCGGCCCGGCCAGGAGCGCCGAAGAGGAGGCGTCCGTCAGGGTCGTCAAGAGGGAGGCGGTGTCCGGCCACAGGAGCGTGTCGCTTGTTTCCGGGAAGACAAAGGGTGTGTGCTAG